In Trichoderma atroviride chromosome 2, complete sequence, one DNA window encodes the following:
- a CDS encoding uncharacterized protein (EggNog:ENOG41~TransMembrane:1 (i198-215o)): protein MRLLKTKLISEPGALEIEEFDDTSTPKYAILSHRWGNDELTLQDVERGTTAKEGFKKVQQSCDMAKRNGIDYIWIDTCCINKESSSELSEAINSMYLWYFKAHICYAYLADVPSTPFEESQWFTRGWTLQELLAPADLVFFDANWKSLGTKEGLQREISSCTGIPVDILSGDDDLETCSIAQRMSWAAKRSTKRVEDLAYCLLGIFGINMPLLYGEGERAFIRLQEEIMRVSDDHSLFAWESSDNRGGLLATSPAAFKGSGNIIQVSHVDDSHNALTRSSRGVHLDIRLIGMGAQKLGLALLLCKERDGSNNQIAIYLTDLTGTMETFQRVRSEELKRLDLVKTRSSQYLTRRACVQTGRLIPTRRPRREIDAMRTYEPYDDVVLEFLINRLQPEALLHAAQQGDQDDVWLMLTRRDIDINLRNRSAWPALFLAISCGHEVVVKMLLAQGADTNLEIGDGYTPLILAIEKGHKNIVKLLLERIAGVTVEMRKGTDVWEVLSRVTSLEDEILSDVIEEVRNACGWKNDRLPLFLWAAKHQQESIIKLLLDKGAEVDLKNKYGPILLRWAARGGHRGFAEWLIDRGVEVDSKSFSYGDLTPVSIASSYGNEDIFRLLLEKGANVEAKDDNGQMLLLFATKRRHKETIKLLLEKGANIDTKDNMGQTSLLLAIEERSIGIVELLLEKGADIEAKGNKGRTPLLRAVAIGYPMEDGIKLLLEAGANTEAQDNDGWTPLLLALEAKTVRIANLLLEKGANIEAKDNEGRTPLLRATTIYENSEAIKLLLQYGADIEAKDNEGRTPLSWVIIVYQNSEVIRLLLKYGANIKAKDNEGRTPLSWATIKHRNMDIHHLLGDNGKTAKS, encoded by the coding sequence ATGCGTTTGCTGAAGACTAAGCTCATATCCGAGCCTGGCGCTCTCGAGATCGAAGAATTTGATGATACTAGCACTCCTAAATATGCCATCCTATCACATAGATGGGGCAATGATGAGCTTACCTTACAAGATGTGGAGAGAGGTACAACGGCAAAAGAGGGATTTAAGAAAGTACAGCAATCTTGCGACATGGCTAAGCGAAATGGAATCGATTACATTTGGATTGACACCTGCTGCATCAATAAGGAAAGTTCTTCAGAGCTTTCCGAGGCAATCAATTCTATGTATCTTTGGTATTTCAAGGCTCATATATGCTACGCTTATCTTGCTGATGTTCCATCAACACCTTTTGAGGAGAGCCAGTGGTTTACTAGAGGATGGACTTTGCAAGAGCTTCTTGCGCCTGCAGATCTTGTGTTCTTTGATGCAAATTGGAAAAGTCTCGGGACGAAAGAAGGTTTACAAAGGGAAATATCCAGCTGCACTGGTATCCCCGTTGATATCCTCTCCGGCGATGATGACTTAGAAACATGCAGCATTGCACAAAGAATGTCATGGGccgcaaaaagaagcacaaAAAGAGTGGAAGACCTTGCTTATTGCTTGTTAGGCATATTCGGAATTAATATGCCGTTACTATATGGAGAAGGGGAACGAGCATTTATTAGACTTCAGGAAGAGATTATGCGAGTTTCGGATGATCACAGTCTTTTTGCATGGGAATCTTCTGATAATCGTGGAGGATTACTAGCTACGTCTCCAGCAGCATTCAAAGGTTCCGGAAACATTATCCAAGTCAGCCATGTTGATGACTCTCACAACGCTTTGACCAGAAGCAGTAGAGGGGTTCACTTAGACATCCGGCTCATCGGCATGGGGGCTCAGAAATTAGGccttgcgctgcttctttgTAAAGAACGCGATGGGTCAAACAACCAAATCGCCATTTATCTTACGGATCTCACTGGGACAATGGAAACATTTCAAAGAGTTCGGAGCGAAGAACTTAAGCGACTCGATTTAGTAAAGACTAGATCTTCGCAATATTTAACGAGGAGGGCATGTGTCCAAACAGGTCGGCTGATACCTACACgaaggccaagaagggaAATTGATGCCATGAGGACATATGAGCCCTATGATGACGTTGTGTTggaatttttaataaatcgCTTGCAGCCGGAAGCGTTATTACACGCAGCACAACAAGGTGATCAGGACGATGTGTGGTTGATGTTGACCCGTAGGGACATTGACATCAACTTGAGGAATCGGAGTGCTTGGCCAGCGTTATTTCTTGCAATAAGCTGTGGCCATGAGGTAGTTGTGAAAATGCTACTTGCTCAAGGTGCCGATACCAACCTGGAGATTGGAGATGGTTATACACCACTGATATTAGCCATTGAGAAAGGTCATAAGAATATCGTTAAGTTGCTCCTAGAAAGGATCGCGGGTGTTACAGTGGAGATGAGAAAGGGCACAGATGTCTGGGAAGTTCTCAGTCGTGTTACATCACTCGAAGATGAAATCCTGTCTGATGTCATCGAGGAAGTACGCAATGCTTGTGGCTGGAAAAATGATCGATTGCCGTTATTTTTGTGGGCTGCTAAACATCAACAAGAGAGCatcatcaagctgctgctggacaagGGCGCAGAGGTCGATTTAAAGAACAAGTATGGCCCGATACTTCTCAGATGGGCCGCCAGAGGTGGACATAGAGGCTTTGCTGAGTGGCTGATTGATAGAGGCGTTGAAGTGGACTCCAAAAGTTTCTCTTACGGGGATCTGACGCCAGTATCAATAGCTTCTAGTTATGGGAATGAGGATATCTTTAGGTTGCTGCTTGAAAAGGGAGCCAATGTCGAGGCGAAAGATGATAATGGTCAGATGCTATTATTATTTGCTACTAAGCGAAGGCATAAAGAAACTATTAAGCTGCTGTTGGAAAAAGGAGCTAACATTGACACGAAAGATAATATGGGCCAAACATCATTATTACTTGCTATTGAAGAGCGTTCTATCGGAATcgttgagctgctgctggaaaaaGGAGCTgatattgaagcaaaaggTAACAAAGGTCGGACGCCGCTGTTGCGGGCTGTTGCTATAGGGTATCCAATGGAAGATGGTATTAAGCTGCTGTTGGAGGCAGGAGCTAATACTGAGGCACAAGATAATGATGGCTGGACGCCATTATTACTTGCTCTTGAAGCGAAGACTGTTAGAATCGCCAACCTGCTGCTTGAAAAAGGAGCTAatattgaagcaaaagatAATGAAGGTCGGACGCCGCTGTTGCGGGCTACTACTATTTATGAGAATTCGGAAGCTATTAAGCTACTGCTTCAATACGGAGCCgatattgaagcaaaagacAATGAGGGTCGGACGCCGCTGTCGTGGGTTATTATTGTTTATCAGAATTCGGAAGTTATTAGGCTGCTGCTTAAATACGGAGCTAATATTAAAGCAAAAGATAATGAAGGCCGGACACCGCTATCTTGGGCTACTATTAAACATCGAAATATGGATATTCATCATCTACTAGGTGATAACGGAAAGACGGCGAAGAGTTAG